One Arthrobacter sp. StoSoilB19 DNA window includes the following coding sequences:
- a CDS encoding DUF6421 family protein produces MTETLTTAVTGISAQDHDWLRLKAAATALQALQVQDGSVPNPADHGEAAQYVDAIVAAIRALAPAFPHDADYLDAACKDFEAWAAGGFPVPDFLSSLLAFQPQEHRRDGLQHLVVFPMYTQNGSSNRLVEAVLVEVIWPEFIAGLEAGDYSNKLFVPIRFVDFTPGYDTNSAVLFPETVAVSQTPTFTWGAIFADREAARFRRVLKAAAEITALELPEAAAELLADQDLTEATFVMWDLIHDRTHMRGDLPFDPFMIKQRMPYFLYSLEELRCDLTAFRESVRIERDDDADPDARRHAKLVQYAIIFDRIFRFAITGSRVRNYDGLGGQLLFAWLHQHHVLHWTDTRLTIDWDEVADAVIALGASIDELYWRSIDRPKTAHWLAAYQLVSATVTPNPASVWAKGPDALPLAGTPRGLTDQVLDDEFPLSMFYEALEKKMRPVIESTAGITGRSAL; encoded by the coding sequence ATGACAGAGACCCTGACCACCGCCGTCACCGGGATTTCCGCACAGGACCACGACTGGCTCCGGCTCAAGGCCGCCGCCACCGCACTGCAGGCGCTCCAGGTCCAGGACGGGTCCGTCCCCAACCCCGCGGACCACGGGGAGGCAGCGCAGTACGTGGATGCCATTGTGGCCGCCATCCGGGCCCTGGCCCCCGCCTTTCCGCACGACGCCGACTACCTGGACGCCGCCTGCAAAGACTTCGAGGCATGGGCCGCCGGCGGCTTTCCTGTCCCCGACTTCCTCTCCTCGCTCCTGGCCTTCCAGCCGCAGGAGCACCGCCGCGACGGGCTGCAGCACCTTGTGGTGTTCCCGATGTACACCCAGAACGGCAGCAGCAACAGGCTGGTGGAGGCTGTGCTGGTGGAGGTCATCTGGCCCGAATTCATCGCCGGACTGGAGGCCGGGGACTACTCGAACAAGCTGTTCGTCCCCATCCGGTTCGTCGACTTCACTCCCGGCTACGACACGAACTCGGCCGTCCTCTTCCCCGAGACTGTGGCCGTCAGCCAGACCCCCACGTTCACATGGGGCGCCATCTTTGCCGACCGTGAAGCCGCCCGGTTCCGCCGCGTGCTGAAGGCCGCCGCGGAGATCACGGCCCTGGAGCTGCCGGAGGCCGCCGCTGAACTGCTCGCGGACCAGGACCTCACCGAGGCCACCTTCGTGATGTGGGACCTGATCCACGACCGGACGCATATGCGCGGGGACCTGCCGTTCGATCCGTTCATGATCAAGCAGCGGATGCCCTACTTCCTGTATTCGCTGGAAGAACTGCGCTGCGACCTCACGGCCTTCCGCGAATCGGTGCGGATCGAAAGGGACGACGACGCCGACCCCGACGCACGGCGGCACGCGAAGCTCGTACAGTACGCAATCATCTTCGACCGCATTTTCCGCTTCGCCATCACCGGCAGCCGGGTCCGCAACTACGATGGCCTGGGCGGCCAGCTCCTCTTTGCCTGGCTGCACCAGCACCACGTGCTGCACTGGACGGATACCCGGCTTACCATCGACTGGGATGAGGTGGCGGACGCCGTGATCGCCCTGGGTGCCAGCATCGACGAACTCTACTGGCGGTCCATTGACCGTCCCAAGACCGCCCACTGGCTGGCGGCCTACCAGCTGGTTTCGGCCACCGTCACGCCCAACCCCGCCTCCGTCTGGGCCAAGGGCCCGGACGCGCTGCCGTTGGCGGGGACGCCCCGCGGACTTACGGACCAGGTGCTGGACGACGAGTTCCCGCTGTCCATGTTCTACGAGGCACTGGAGAAGAAGATGCGCCCCGTCATTGAGTCCACCGCCGGGATCACCGGCCGCTCCGCGCTGTGA
- the msrB gene encoding peptide-methionine (R)-S-oxide reductase MsrB, with translation MSIFGNSIFGNKSAGVVGGAPANATQDPARHDPATQDTPQQDTGIPETVVRKSDEQWREELTPEEYHVLRQAGTERPYTGEYWDTHTEGVYQCRACGAELFTSNEKFDSHCGWPSFWAPLAEGNVRYIHDRTLGMERIEVRCASCDSHLGHVFEGEGYGTPTDQRYCINSVSLRLVARDDAGDSTPES, from the coding sequence ATGAGCATCTTTGGAAACAGCATCTTCGGTAACAAGTCGGCAGGCGTTGTTGGCGGGGCACCGGCCAATGCCACGCAGGACCCTGCCCGGCATGACCCTGCCACACAGGACACCCCTCAGCAGGACACCGGCATCCCGGAAACTGTCGTCAGGAAGAGCGATGAACAGTGGCGGGAGGAACTGACGCCGGAGGAGTACCACGTGCTGCGGCAGGCCGGAACCGAGCGCCCTTACACCGGTGAGTACTGGGATACCCACACAGAGGGTGTGTATCAGTGCCGGGCGTGTGGCGCCGAACTGTTCACCAGCAACGAAAAGTTCGACTCGCACTGCGGCTGGCCTTCCTTCTGGGCTCCGCTGGCTGAGGGGAATGTGCGCTACATCCACGACAGGACCCTGGGCATGGAAAGGATTGAGGTGCGGTGCGCGTCGTGCGACTCGCACCTGGGCCACGTCTTTGAGGGCGAGGGGTATGGAACGCCCACCGACCAGCGCTACTGCATCAATTCGGTGTCACTCCGGCTGGTGGCCAGGGATGATGCCGGGGACAGTACGCCGGAAAGCTGA
- a CDS encoding alpha/beta fold hydrolase: MTATTRDSGGMSPGAKWAIGGAVAGGSVASLLGAGSSALAVYFARRVITPARQRAADKELLAVIRDGQKQQVILAANDDTTVDGVYGFFFDGGKGHARIGRIISYSPAERTVLREVEAVYSGDLSTARWGWWSGATYPDPAAVGIPAEDVLIPVERGGAPAWLVRAKGTARTWAIMVHGRGATRQEALRAVGPALELGLTSLLVSYRNDGLAPSADDGRYGLGSTEWQDIEAAIEYALAEGAEEIVLFGWSMGGAICLQTADLSRYRHLIRAMVLDAPVIDWVTVLAHHAQLNRIPSLVGRYGQLMLGHPLGRRLTGLSAPVDLKVMDWVSRAVELRTPTLIIHSVDDEYVPYGPSALLAERNPEMVTFETFNHARHTKEWNVDPERWERLVKAWLRQQLAPRLNPGTGLTPGTLAGHTAAGA; the protein is encoded by the coding sequence ATGACTGCAACCACCAGGGATTCCGGCGGAATGTCACCGGGGGCGAAGTGGGCCATCGGCGGAGCCGTCGCCGGCGGCTCCGTGGCCAGCCTGCTGGGCGCCGGTTCGTCCGCGCTCGCCGTGTACTTTGCCCGCCGCGTCATTACCCCGGCCCGGCAACGGGCAGCGGACAAGGAACTGCTGGCCGTAATCCGGGACGGGCAGAAGCAGCAGGTGATCCTGGCCGCCAACGACGACACCACCGTGGATGGGGTTTACGGATTCTTTTTCGACGGCGGCAAGGGCCACGCGCGGATCGGCCGCATCATCTCCTACTCGCCGGCCGAACGCACGGTCCTGCGCGAGGTCGAAGCCGTCTACAGCGGCGACCTGTCCACGGCCCGCTGGGGATGGTGGAGCGGCGCGACCTACCCTGACCCGGCCGCCGTCGGAATTCCTGCCGAGGACGTACTGATACCCGTGGAGCGCGGGGGAGCGCCGGCCTGGCTGGTCCGGGCCAAGGGGACAGCCCGCACCTGGGCCATCATGGTGCACGGCCGCGGAGCCACCCGGCAGGAAGCGCTGCGGGCGGTGGGACCGGCACTGGAGTTGGGCCTGACCAGCCTGCTGGTGTCCTACCGCAACGACGGGCTGGCGCCGTCGGCCGATGACGGACGGTACGGCCTGGGCTCCACGGAGTGGCAGGACATCGAAGCCGCCATTGAGTATGCGCTGGCCGAGGGGGCCGAGGAAATTGTCCTGTTCGGCTGGTCCATGGGAGGGGCCATCTGCCTGCAGACCGCGGACCTTTCCCGGTACCGGCACCTGATCCGGGCCATGGTGCTTGACGCACCCGTGATCGACTGGGTGACCGTGTTGGCGCACCATGCACAGCTGAACCGGATTCCGTCGCTGGTGGGCCGCTACGGGCAGCTGATGCTGGGCCACCCGCTGGGGCGCCGCCTGACCGGCCTGTCGGCACCGGTGGACCTGAAGGTCATGGATTGGGTGTCCCGGGCCGTGGAGCTGCGGACACCCACGCTGATCATCCACAGCGTTGACGACGAGTACGTGCCCTACGGACCGTCCGCGCTCCTGGCCGAACGGAACCCGGAGATGGTCACGTTCGAGACGTTCAACCACGCACGGCACACCAAGGAATGGAATGTGGACCCCGAGCGCTGGGAACGGCTGGTTAAGGCCTGGCTCCGGCAGCAGCTCGCTCCGCGCCTCAACCCCGGCACGGGGCTCACCCCTGGAACGCTGGCCGGGCACACCGCTGCGGGGGCGTGA
- a CDS encoding succinic semialdehyde dehydrogenase codes for MADQLHEQQPGTAALSARGRDLAAGLSRLVAAAPGAPTQASHAPFDGTLVGEVPVCSAPDVDAAVGTARVAQRYWAGVSVEDRCSVIRRFRRLVLDREQDILDLVQAESGKSRLSAFEELADVVLTADYYARTAERHLGPRRRKGAAPVLTRTTEHRLPKGVVGVISPWNYPLTLAVSDAVPALLAGNGIVLKPDSQTPFTALLMLKLLRQAGLPAGLFQVVTGPGTAIGPALIARVDFLMFTGSSQTGKTVARQCSERLIGFSAELGGKNPMLVLADADVGKAAAGAVHACFSNSGQLCVSIERIYVHTDVHDSFLAAFAAAVKGIRVAPGPDWDIGMGSLISPGQLERVDRHVQDALAKGAQLVTGGRHRPDLGPLFYEPTVLTGVTQEMLLAREETFGPVVAVYRTTDDDEAVALANDSDFGLNASVWSARRGEAVARRLLTGTVNVNEGYAATWASHDAPIGGMKESGAGRRHGREGILKYTEPQTIAVQRLLRVAPLPGMSNRTYARIMKGAIRVMGRVPRSRQRTLPVAPGHAPPTSQED; via the coding sequence ATGGCGGACCAACTCCACGAACAACAGCCCGGGACGGCGGCCTTGAGCGCGCGGGGCCGGGATCTCGCCGCGGGACTGTCAAGGCTGGTTGCGGCAGCACCGGGCGCCCCGACGCAGGCTTCGCACGCACCCTTTGACGGCACGCTTGTGGGCGAAGTGCCCGTGTGCAGCGCACCCGACGTTGATGCCGCCGTCGGAACTGCCCGCGTGGCGCAGCGGTACTGGGCAGGCGTTTCCGTCGAAGACCGTTGCAGCGTGATCCGGCGCTTCCGCCGGCTGGTGCTGGACCGGGAGCAGGACATCCTGGACCTGGTGCAGGCAGAGAGCGGCAAGTCCCGGCTGAGCGCCTTTGAGGAACTTGCGGACGTGGTCCTGACGGCGGACTACTACGCGCGCACCGCAGAACGGCACCTTGGGCCGCGCCGCCGGAAGGGCGCCGCGCCGGTCCTGACCCGCACCACCGAACACCGTCTTCCCAAGGGAGTGGTGGGGGTCATCAGCCCTTGGAACTACCCGCTGACCCTTGCGGTCTCGGACGCCGTCCCGGCCCTGCTGGCCGGGAACGGCATCGTCCTGAAGCCGGATTCGCAGACGCCCTTCACCGCCCTGCTGATGCTCAAACTGCTCCGGCAGGCGGGGCTTCCCGCAGGCCTGTTCCAAGTGGTCACAGGGCCCGGCACTGCAATTGGCCCTGCCTTGATCGCGCGGGTCGACTTTCTGATGTTCACCGGATCCTCGCAGACCGGCAAGACGGTGGCGCGGCAGTGCAGTGAGCGGCTGATCGGCTTCTCGGCCGAACTCGGCGGCAAGAACCCCATGCTGGTCCTGGCCGATGCGGATGTGGGCAAAGCCGCCGCCGGCGCGGTACACGCCTGTTTTTCCAACTCCGGACAGCTGTGCGTCAGCATCGAACGGATCTACGTGCACACAGACGTCCATGACAGCTTCCTGGCCGCCTTCGCGGCCGCGGTGAAAGGCATCCGCGTGGCTCCCGGACCGGACTGGGACATCGGCATGGGATCCCTCATCAGCCCGGGGCAGCTGGAACGGGTTGACCGCCACGTCCAGGATGCGCTCGCCAAAGGAGCCCAACTGGTCACCGGCGGACGGCACCGGCCGGATCTGGGGCCGCTGTTCTACGAGCCAACGGTCCTGACGGGAGTCACGCAGGAGATGCTCCTTGCCAGGGAAGAGACCTTTGGGCCGGTGGTGGCCGTCTACCGCACAACGGACGACGACGAAGCCGTTGCCCTGGCCAACGATTCCGACTTCGGACTGAATGCCAGCGTCTGGTCGGCCCGGCGGGGCGAGGCAGTGGCCCGCAGGCTTCTGACGGGAACGGTCAATGTCAATGAAGGCTACGCAGCCACCTGGGCATCCCATGATGCACCGATCGGGGGCATGAAGGAGTCCGGCGCAGGCCGCCGCCACGGCCGGGAAGGCATCCTCAAGTACACCGAGCCGCAGACCATCGCCGTGCAGCGGCTGCTCCGTGTTGCACCCCTTCCCGGCATGTCCAACCGGACCTACGCACGGATCATGAAAGGGGCCATCAGGGTGATGGGCCGCGTACCCCGAAGCCGTCAAAGGACACTGCCCGTGGCGCCGGGACACGCGCCGCCAACATCGCAGGAGGACTGA
- a CDS encoding SDR family oxidoreductase: MPQGTRLSGATVLITGGGSGLGRRLALGAARRGSRVVIWDVDVQRGTAVRDEIRAAGGLAEAHAVDVTDRGGVKAAAAVAGPVDILVNNAGVVSGLALLDATEEAIERTMKVNVMALYWVTRGFLGGMVDRRRGTVVTIASAAALVGVARQTDYSASKFAAFGFNESLRAELRAGKIGVNTLAVCPYYIDTGMFDGVRTRWPLLLPILQEEQVATKVLDAIEAGRRKLVLPPIVNLLPALRVLPVGVFDRVMDVLGVNQTMDHFTGRAAGRTGGHTGVAHPLTEGTRDPMTD; the protein is encoded by the coding sequence ATGCCCCAGGGAACCAGGCTTTCCGGCGCAACTGTGCTGATCACGGGAGGCGGCAGCGGGCTGGGCCGCCGCCTGGCGCTTGGAGCAGCCCGGCGCGGAAGCCGGGTGGTGATCTGGGATGTGGACGTCCAACGCGGCACGGCGGTGCGCGACGAGATCCGGGCTGCCGGCGGTTTGGCCGAAGCCCATGCCGTGGACGTCACGGACCGTGGGGGCGTGAAGGCCGCGGCGGCTGTTGCCGGACCCGTGGATATCCTGGTCAACAACGCCGGAGTGGTCAGCGGCCTGGCACTCCTCGACGCCACGGAAGAAGCCATCGAAAGGACCATGAAGGTCAACGTCATGGCCCTGTACTGGGTCACCCGCGGCTTCCTGGGCGGAATGGTAGACCGCCGGCGGGGAACCGTGGTCACCATTGCCAGTGCTGCAGCCCTGGTGGGCGTCGCCCGCCAGACAGACTATTCCGCCAGCAAGTTTGCCGCCTTCGGTTTCAACGAATCACTCCGTGCCGAGCTCCGCGCTGGAAAAATTGGTGTCAATACGCTGGCGGTGTGCCCTTATTACATCGACACGGGGATGTTCGACGGCGTCCGGACGCGCTGGCCCCTGCTTCTTCCCATCCTCCAGGAAGAGCAGGTGGCAACCAAGGTCCTGGATGCCATCGAAGCCGGGCGCCGAAAGCTGGTCCTGCCGCCCATCGTGAACCTGCTGCCGGCCCTGCGGGTCCTTCCGGTTGGCGTCTTCGACCGGGTCATGGATGTGCTGGGGGTCAACCAAACCATGGACCATTTCACCGGCCGGGCCGCGGGGCGGACTGGAGGGCATACCGGGGTGGCCCACCCCCTTACAGAGGGGACCCGTGACCCTATGACGGACTAA
- a CDS encoding multicopper oxidase domain-containing protein, whose translation MRITRRQLLQAGAVAGAGVLTQAYGSGASPGLAAPVSPPGTFTEQLPALADLGVIDMRSGGNLELWARNSRHRFQAEMGLTDTLTYQDAASTRSYLGPVIIARKGTPLSLTVHNDIGRHPLAFAIDPELVPPGSNDARSPRTAVHLHGGNTAPTSDGGPGQTFRPGASYTYHYGNNQDAAGLWYHDHALGLTRLNVYAGLAGGYLLRDTRSTGIDTGDGTHLPPPPYELPLVIQDRMFNPDGSFAYPPNPELVDADGAARPWAPEFFGDVATVNGKCRPNLDVARGKYRFRMFNGSNARFYDFKFIADGTAVTFHQIGSDGGLLDAPVRLNRLVMGPGERADIVVDFAGLKAGSKVVLANSARVPFPNGPESVQRGAIPLPQIMQFTVLSEPGYTVPLPAQLRSEPLTRLVELPTVATRSMALVEVANTDDVPIMALLNNRMFDSPDITVVKQDTLEQWELINTTVDAHPIHLHFTQFQVLNRQKFDADSYLEATDFVDPKTGLVTPGRGCAVPVKPFLIGRPKAAPANEQGWKDTVVAMPGEVTRIRVPFGAAAAGGDPLAIGSSFTGEYVWHCHILEHEDNDMMQRYVIE comes from the coding sequence ATGCGCATTACAAGACGACAACTGCTGCAGGCCGGCGCTGTGGCCGGTGCAGGTGTTCTGACCCAGGCTTATGGATCCGGGGCCAGCCCGGGACTGGCGGCCCCTGTTTCCCCGCCCGGCACCTTTACGGAGCAGCTTCCCGCGCTCGCCGACCTGGGGGTTATCGACATGCGGTCCGGCGGCAACCTTGAGTTGTGGGCCCGCAACTCCCGCCACCGCTTCCAGGCCGAAATGGGCCTGACCGACACGCTGACGTACCAGGACGCTGCATCAACCAGGAGTTACCTGGGGCCGGTCATCATCGCCCGGAAGGGTACACCCCTGAGCCTCACAGTCCACAACGATATTGGGCGGCATCCCCTTGCCTTCGCCATCGACCCGGAACTGGTCCCGCCTGGCAGCAACGACGCCCGATCTCCCAGGACGGCTGTCCACCTCCACGGCGGCAACACTGCACCAACGTCCGACGGCGGCCCTGGACAGACTTTCCGGCCCGGCGCCTCGTACACCTACCACTATGGCAACAACCAGGATGCGGCCGGCCTCTGGTACCACGACCACGCGCTGGGCCTCACCCGCCTGAATGTCTACGCCGGGCTGGCCGGTGGCTACCTGCTCCGGGACACCCGCAGTACGGGCATCGACACCGGCGACGGGACACATCTTCCACCGCCGCCATATGAATTGCCGCTGGTCATCCAGGACCGCATGTTCAACCCGGACGGCTCGTTTGCCTACCCGCCCAACCCTGAACTAGTGGACGCAGACGGCGCAGCCCGGCCCTGGGCCCCTGAGTTCTTCGGCGATGTTGCCACGGTCAACGGAAAATGCCGGCCCAACCTGGACGTGGCCCGCGGCAAGTACCGCTTCCGGATGTTCAACGGCTCCAACGCGCGGTTCTACGACTTCAAGTTCATCGCGGACGGCACCGCAGTCACTTTCCACCAGATAGGGTCCGACGGCGGCCTGCTGGACGCCCCGGTCAGGCTCAACAGGCTGGTCATGGGACCCGGTGAGCGGGCAGACATTGTGGTGGACTTCGCCGGGCTGAAGGCAGGTTCGAAGGTGGTCCTGGCCAACAGTGCCCGGGTGCCCTTCCCGAACGGGCCGGAATCTGTCCAGCGCGGCGCCATCCCGCTCCCACAAATCATGCAGTTCACTGTCCTCTCCGAGCCCGGCTATACGGTGCCGCTGCCGGCCCAGCTGCGGTCCGAGCCTCTCACCCGGCTCGTGGAACTGCCCACCGTGGCCACCAGGTCCATGGCATTGGTGGAAGTGGCGAACACCGATGACGTTCCCATCATGGCGCTGCTGAACAACAGGATGTTCGACAGCCCCGACATCACGGTGGTGAAGCAAGACACACTGGAACAGTGGGAACTCATCAACACCACCGTGGACGCCCACCCGATCCACCTTCACTTCACCCAGTTCCAGGTGCTCAACCGGCAGAAGTTCGATGCCGACTCCTACCTGGAGGCCACGGACTTCGTGGACCCCAAAACCGGACTCGTCACGCCCGGAAGGGGGTGCGCTGTACCGGTCAAGCCCTTCCTGATCGGCCGTCCCAAGGCCGCGCCGGCCAATGAACAGGGATGGAAGGACACCGTGGTGGCGATGCCTGGCGAAGTGACGCGGATCCGCGTCCCCTTCGGTGCAGCCGCTGCAGGAGGTGACCCACTGGCCATCGGCTCATCCTTCACGGGTGAATACGTCTGGCACTGCCACATCCTGGAGCACGAGGACAACGACATGATGCAGCGGTACGTCATCGAGTAG
- the ybaK gene encoding Cys-tRNA(Pro) deacylase: MARRNGSQGTPATAALTAAGVPFVLHPYTHDPAAASYGTEAAEALGIDPSRVFKTLMVDVEGRLAVGIVPVSGTLDLKAMAAALGAKKAAMADPAAAQRRTGYVLGGISPIGQRQPSPTVLDSSALRLETMLVSGGRRGLDIELAPADLIRLTEAVAAPIGSPAAGNSRP; this comes from the coding sequence ATGGCACGCAGGAACGGCTCCCAGGGAACCCCGGCCACAGCGGCTTTGACCGCGGCCGGGGTTCCCTTTGTGCTCCACCCCTACACCCACGATCCGGCGGCCGCGAGCTATGGCACCGAGGCCGCCGAGGCCCTCGGCATTGATCCGTCCCGCGTCTTCAAGACGTTGATGGTGGACGTGGAGGGCCGGCTGGCCGTGGGCATCGTACCTGTCAGCGGAACCCTCGACCTGAAGGCAATGGCTGCCGCACTCGGAGCCAAGAAGGCTGCCATGGCTGATCCCGCAGCGGCCCAGCGGCGCACAGGCTATGTGCTGGGCGGCATCTCCCCGATCGGCCAGCGCCAGCCCTCCCCCACGGTCCTGGACTCCTCCGCGTTGCGGCTGGAGACGATGCTGGTGTCCGGGGGGCGCCGCGGCCTGGACATCGAGCTAGCTCCGGCCGACCTCATCCGGCTGACGGAAGCTGTTGCGGCGCCCATTGGTTCGCCGGCTGCGGGCAACTCCCGTCCATAG
- a CDS encoding SufE family protein: MTTQALPSALAAIVDDFQALSEPERLQLLLEFSEGLPELPDRLKDHPELLEQVVECQSPLFLTIETEKNDAGPAGAVRLYFKAPAEAPTTRGFAGVLHEGLDGLSAEEILSVPDDMPELLGLTRAITPLRMRGMTAMLGRIKRKVAADAKVA, translated from the coding sequence ATGACTACTCAAGCTTTGCCTTCCGCCCTGGCGGCAATCGTGGACGACTTCCAGGCCTTGTCCGAACCCGAGAGGCTGCAGCTGCTGCTGGAGTTCTCGGAAGGACTGCCGGAGCTCCCCGACCGGCTCAAGGACCACCCCGAACTCCTGGAGCAGGTGGTGGAGTGCCAGTCGCCGCTGTTCCTCACCATCGAGACAGAGAAGAACGACGCCGGTCCCGCCGGCGCCGTGCGGCTGTACTTCAAGGCCCCGGCTGAGGCTCCCACCACCCGGGGTTTTGCCGGCGTCCTGCACGAGGGACTGGACGGCCTGTCCGCGGAGGAGATCCTGTCCGTGCCGGACGACATGCCGGAGCTGCTGGGGCTCACCCGGGCCATCACCCCGCTGCGCATGAGGGGCATGACGGCCATGCTGGGAAGGATCAAGCGCAAGGTGGCCGCAGACGCCAAGGTCGCCTGA
- a CDS encoding sulfurtransferase: MPYPVEQNEKFAAYAHPERLVSTEWLAAAIKDGAVANGGLVVVESDEDVLLYETGHIPGAVKIDWHTDLNDEVSRDYIDGAAFAELAASKGISRDSTVVIYGDKSNWWAAYALWVFTLFGHQDVRLLDGGRDKWIAEGRELTKDRPAPARGSYPVVERDDAPIRAFKDDVLAHLGKPLIDVRSPEEYTGQRTHMPAYPEEGALRGGHIPTAASIPWARAAAADGTFRSREELEAIYLGEAGLSEGDDVVAYCRIGERSSHTWFALKYLLGFDSVRNYDGSWTEWGNAVRVPIVKGAERGSVPVAVGA; encoded by the coding sequence ATGCCCTACCCGGTTGAACAGAATGAGAAGTTCGCAGCCTACGCCCACCCGGAGCGGCTCGTTTCCACGGAGTGGCTCGCGGCTGCCATCAAGGACGGCGCAGTGGCCAATGGCGGGCTGGTGGTGGTGGAGTCCGACGAGGACGTGCTGCTGTACGAGACCGGCCATATCCCCGGTGCCGTCAAGATCGACTGGCACACCGACCTGAACGACGAAGTGTCCCGCGACTACATTGACGGCGCGGCCTTCGCTGAGCTGGCGGCGTCCAAGGGCATCTCCCGGGACAGCACCGTGGTCATCTATGGCGACAAGTCCAACTGGTGGGCCGCATACGCGCTCTGGGTCTTCACGCTCTTTGGCCACCAGGATGTCCGGCTGCTCGACGGCGGCCGGGACAAATGGATCGCCGAAGGCCGCGAGCTGACCAAGGACCGGCCTGCCCCCGCCCGGGGCAGCTACCCGGTGGTTGAGCGCGACGACGCCCCAATCCGCGCCTTCAAGGACGACGTCCTGGCTCACCTGGGCAAGCCCCTCATCGACGTCCGCTCCCCCGAGGAATACACCGGCCAGCGCACCCACATGCCTGCCTACCCGGAGGAGGGCGCCCTCCGCGGCGGCCACATCCCCACTGCGGCATCCATTCCCTGGGCCCGTGCCGCCGCAGCTGACGGCACCTTCCGCAGCAGGGAGGAACTGGAGGCCATCTACCTGGGCGAAGCCGGGCTGTCCGAGGGTGACGACGTCGTGGCGTACTGCCGCATCGGCGAGCGGTCCAGCCACACCTGGTTCGCCCTGAAGTACCTCCTGGGCTTTGATTCCGTCCGCAACTACGACGGATCGTGGACCGAGTGGGGCAACGCCGTGCGGGTGCCGATCGTCAAGGGCGCCGAGCGTGGTTCCGTTCCCGTCGCCGTCGGAGCCTGA
- the zapE gene encoding cell division protein ZapE has translation MVQIEQLAARTPAVSVDELLKGFYPSPRFGEVSFASYRPDPKQPSQAAAVRELEGFADGVGSGNGGGLFKKLFGKKDDSRAGIYLDGGFGVGKTHLLASLWHASPGPKAFGTFVEYTNLVGALSFRKTVDALSSYKLVCIDEFELDDPGDTVLMSRLMRELADAGVKLAATSNTLPGSLGDGRFAAVDFQREIQVLADQFEVIRIDGEDFRHRGLPAAPAPLRNSELNAHMKAEFDGKTVAQDEFSTLIHHLAGVHPSRYRQLIDGIDGVVWRNVETIKEQAVALRFVVLADRLYDKDVPILASGVPFDQLFTEEMMTGGYMKKYFRAVSRLTALAREGQNHEPS, from the coding sequence TTGGTACAGATCGAACAGCTTGCCGCCCGCACTCCGGCAGTTTCGGTGGACGAACTCCTCAAGGGCTTCTACCCATCGCCGCGGTTCGGGGAGGTCTCCTTTGCGAGCTACCGCCCGGACCCCAAGCAGCCCAGCCAGGCCGCTGCCGTGCGCGAACTGGAAGGGTTTGCCGACGGCGTGGGGTCGGGCAACGGAGGCGGGCTGTTCAAGAAGCTGTTCGGCAAAAAGGACGATTCCCGTGCCGGCATCTACCTTGACGGCGGGTTTGGCGTGGGCAAGACCCACCTGCTCGCTTCGCTGTGGCATGCCTCGCCGGGCCCCAAGGCTTTCGGCACGTTCGTGGAGTACACCAACCTCGTGGGCGCCCTGTCCTTCCGCAAGACCGTTGACGCCCTGAGCAGCTACAAGCTGGTCTGCATCGACGAATTCGAACTGGACGATCCCGGCGACACCGTCCTGATGTCCCGGCTCATGCGGGAACTGGCCGACGCCGGCGTCAAGCTCGCCGCCACGTCCAACACCTTGCCGGGTTCCCTGGGTGACGGCCGCTTTGCCGCCGTAGACTTCCAGCGCGAAATCCAGGTCCTGGCGGACCAGTTCGAGGTCATCCGCATCGACGGCGAGGACTTCCGCCACCGCGGCCTCCCCGCCGCACCGGCCCCGCTGAGAAACAGCGAACTTAACGCCCACATGAAGGCGGAGTTCGACGGCAAGACGGTTGCCCAGGACGAATTCTCCACCCTCATCCACCACTTGGCCGGTGTCCACCCCAGCCGCTACCGCCAACTGATCGACGGCATTGACGGCGTGGTGTGGCGCAACGTGGAAACCATCAAGGAGCAGGCTGTGGCGCTGCGGTTCGTGGTCCTGGCGGACCGGCTCTACGACAAGGACGTTCCCATCCTGGCCAGCGGCGTCCCCTTCGACCAGCTGTTCACCGAGGAAATGATGACCGGCGGGTACATGAAGAAATACTTCCGCGCCGTGTCCCGCCTGACCGCCCTGGCGCGTGAAGGGCAGAACCACGAACCGTCCTAA